A stretch of Lathyrus oleraceus cultivar Zhongwan6 chromosome 6, CAAS_Psat_ZW6_1.0, whole genome shotgun sequence DNA encodes these proteins:
- the LOC127095310 gene encoding uncharacterized protein LOC127095310, with the protein MPIPVAPVNDQQYHMRSDFPWGMPHGYMPTGYRPQNAKASVVTIVMYVPPPMVHTTPYNEENIYHAAPSKVVGIDERLEGFQDQFLEMQWEINALRGKDLFGKTAFELCLVPNVQISPKFKVPKFEKYKGNSCPQSHLVMYARKMSTQTDNRQLLIHYFQDSLTGAALKWYIGLDSTNIRTFNDLGESFICQYKYSVDMAPDRDKLWAMSQKDMGMRLKEAVREGHLTKEVDASSHVKKFTNNLSKKKELEVSVVSYGIQRRKYQHVAAVSPIISPLMVAPIYQPQFSH; encoded by the coding sequence ATGCCTATTCCAGTAGCGCCCGTCAATGATCAACAATATCACATGAGATCCGAtttcccttggggcatgcctcACGGTTATATGCCAACTGGATATCGTCCCCAAAACGCTAAAGCTTCAGTAGTGACTATTGTGATGTATGTACCTCCTCCTATGGTGCATACGACTCCTTATAATGAAGAAAATATTTATCATGCTGCTCCAAGCAAAGTTGTGGGAATAGATGAAAGGTTAGAGGGATTTCAAGATCAGTTCTTAGAAATGCAATGGGAAATCAACGCTCTTCGAGgtaaggatctttttggcaagaCCGCTTtcgaactctgcttggttcctaatgttcAAATTTCGCCCAAGTTCAAAGTACCAAAattcgagaaatacaaaggaaatTCATGTCCTCAaagtcatttggtgatgtatgctaGGAAGATGTCCACTCAGACTGACAACCGTCAACTTCTTATCcactattttcaagacagtttaactggtgCCGCTCTTAAGTGGTACATAGGGTTAGATAGCACGAATATCCGTactttcaacgaccttggtgaaTCTTTTATTTGTCAATACAAATATAGTGTAGATATGGCTCCTGACAGAGATAAACTTTgggccatgtctcagaaagacatGGGCATGCGACTTAAGGAAGCAGTTCGAGAGGGACATTTGACTAAGGAAGTCGACGCTTCTAGTCATGTTAAGAAATTCACCAATAATTTATCCAAGAAGAAAGAATTAGAAGTTAGTGTCGTTTCATATGGCATACAAAGAAGAAAGTATCAACATGTTGCAGCCGTTTCACCAATCATTAGTCCACTAATGGTAGCGCCAATTTATCAGCCACAGTTCTCGCATTaa
- the LOC127095309 gene encoding uncharacterized protein LOC127095309, whose amino-acid sequence MPFVLKNAGVTYQRAMATLFHDMMHKEIGVYVYDMIAKSKSGEDHVKYLSKLFQHLRKYKLRLNPNKCTFGVRSGKLLGFIVSQKGSEVDPDKMLLSEYEFDYHTLKAIKGNVLTDHLAHQPIDDYESINFEFPDEDVMYLKAKDCNELLPNEGPKPALTLKCTNNMAEYEACIMGLEEAIDLRIKNLDVYGDLALVVNQIKGEWKTR is encoded by the exons ATGCCTTTCGTCTTGAAGAATGCTGGTGTCACCTATCAACGAGCTATggctactctttttcatgacatgatgcataaagagatcggGGTCTATGTATATGATATGATAGCAAAATCAAAGAGTGGGGAAGATCATGTTAAGTATCTTTCAAAACTGTTTCAGCATTTGAGAAAATACAAACTCCGAttgaatccaaacaaatgcacctttggggttCGATCAGGAAAGCTCTTAGGCTTCATCGTCAGTCAAAAGGGTAGTGAAGTTGATCCCGACAAG atgctcttgtcCGAGTATGAGTTTGATTATCACACCCTGAAAGCTATCAAAGGAAATGTCTTGACCGATCATTTAGCTCATCAGCCAATCGACGATTATGAGTCTATAAATTTTGAATTCCCAGATGAAGATGTGATGTACTTAAAAGCCAAAGATTGCAATGAACTACTGCCAAATGAAGGGCCAAAGCCAG CATTAACACTCAAGtgcacgaacaacatggcggAATACGAAGCCTGCATCATGGGTctagaagaagccattgatcttagaataaAAAATCTTGATGTTTATGGAGACTTAGCTCTAGTTGTCAAtcaaattaaaggagaatggAAAACTCGTTAA